GCAAAACGGTTCCTACAAAAGTGGATTCATATTTTCTACCTTTTCTTTCAAATTACTTCTACACATGGCATTAGCTAACCATCATGCAGAGAGTAACCCCTGCTTAAtgtgtctatttttttttattcataaattTAGAAGTAGTCTACATTTGgttatgcaaaattttttacatcatCCCTGAGGGGAAACATTGTTGGTGTTACTATGGATATTACATAAAGCACGAAAAAAGATACCaacaggtaaaaaaaaaagggtgcaCTAGCAtgtatttacaaaatgacTTGCCACTTTGCACCACATGGTAAAAAAACGGCATCTTGTAAAGCATCCCCAAAGCGCTAATAAATAAGACAAagtcgaaaaaaaattatcaaatgttgtaattatattatttagataaaataaataaacaaatttgtatgACATAAAATAAGTGCAGAGGCAGCCATTTTTAGAACATGTTTGCTCAAATGTGCAAATCAAACactaccaaaaaaaaggcaaaaaggaaaagaacttaatcttctttttctacattttttgcggaaaatatgtatatagtttttaaaataattatttacatcATAATTAAGTTGGTACTCCCGTGATTATTTACCTAACCCGTTTAACCACCACCTGTAGCTCATTATTAAACTAATCATATTTGTAAtagtcaaaatggggaggcaaATATGAGGGACCTggttgtctttttttttttttttttttttttttctcatattcTGCATTTCTACAATCGCTTACATTTTCAGATCCTCCCAGGGCACCCATGTATCGTGACCCAATAACAAACTGGACGGACAGATTTGCGACTAATTTGTAGAAATGTAATACttgtcatttaaaaatttctcttcttcccccaaatcgtcaaaaaaggaagcatcATCTACGTAAAATGAATATGCATTTTTGAGCAAATTGTCTATTATCTGGGGAGACAACATGGATGTATTCCCTCGAAAATTGGACAGCATATTAGTGTCCCTATCAATTTTGTATTTCACTCTAGCATTCATTGATTCCTCCATGTAGCCCCTCCTTTCGAtacttcttaatttttcatttaccaATTTTAAGAGTTTATCCGTTGTGTATCTTCTAAAATACACCTTAACAAGATTCGAAGCATAGTATTCCACTACTCGATAAAATCGGTGTAGCACCCTGATGTTGTTCACAAAGATATAAACGAACGTCTGGTATATGGCATACATGcgcataaaattaaataaaaatatggtgCACAGTAACCCATTAATAACTTCCATAAAGGTCTTTTTAATAAGCGAATGCACGATTggctttttcttcaaaaattcGGGAAGTCCCCTAGTTAGGCTTAAACCTTGCTTTATTTGATTCCCgattcttccaaaaaaacTTTCGGGGAACACACTTCCAGAACTGACAAACAAATTAGAAGTCACATAGGCAGTTAGAATACCCATAGGTTTGCCAACATCTGGCCAGAGTAACTTATCGTAAATAAATTCAAATTCGTTCGGTTGGGTGCCAACATTTTGAATCctctttacaaaaaaggttAAGTTAATGcctatatattttctattaatATACTGAATCACCTTTTCGGAAGAATAATAGTTAGGGCTAGCTATAGCCTGGTTTTCACATAAAATGCTTAAATTGTTTAATTTCAATATGGTGTACATTTTTGAACATAACAGAAATAAGTTTGCGAAGATAAAtgtttttccatattttatttgaataataGGTTTTTTGGCATAGGGAGGTAAAAAGCTGTTCTTCACATTATCCAGTATACTTCCATAATAAGCATATGcagctttaaaaaatgcggTTTCGTGCAACGAGATTCCAATCATTTTTGCTGATCCATACTTCTTATCAAGCGTGCTTGCATTATTACTTAATTTCATGGAAAAAATCATTTGAAACATGGTAAACACTGTTTTGGCGAAGAATTTTGACGACATGGAGTTGtgtatttcttcttccctttcttccTTGCTCATTTTTGAGTAATTTTCTGATAcattgaagaaaaagatgTTGCTTAAGCTctgaaaagggaagaaaagggggaagaacgaACCAGTTGGCAAGCGCGTCCTCACAAAAGTGGAACGCGTAAATCGCGTAAAACGCGGAAAGAGTGTAAAACACGGAAAATgtgggaaattaaaaaagcaaatccCATCGATCGGATAAGAACTGACAACTACGAACGTTTACGTGCCATTTCACGGCGTAAACCTTTGCACGCATTTATGTCCAACCATTTCGTCGTTTCTCCGCTGCACACCGAAGCTGTTCTCAATTTTTCTAAGCAAAAAATAGACCgcttgcaaaaaggaaatgtcCGAGAAAATATTCCTGTTCGCCTTAAATATCCCAAATAATTCGTCCACAATTtctttaaaacatttttcattcattGTGAATCCGTATATGATGCCATACCTATAGAAATCTAAAGAATTCCCAGCAATCGAATGCATATAATACAATGTTCTATCTAGTAGAAGCTTTGTAGGAGGGGTAGACGATAagtattttcttatattgAATATATCCGCCAGAAAAATCATGTCCTTATAATGCTTTGAATATAATTCGTAGCAGTCCTTCATTAGCAAAATTCTTTTACTtatgttgtaaaaattatgatacttgaataaattttttacgttcCTTTGTTCGAAATACGATTCGTATGCTCTCATTATGTATCTTTTTAGCACTAAATTCCACTTCTGATATTTTGGAGCTACAAAATTTCCGGACTTTATGTTGTCTCTCATCCGATTTCTTGCAAACTCGTTATCATAATTTAAGAAGAAATAACCAATCTGAGAATGATCGTACCACTCCTTAAATTTATGCTCAATCATTATGGACAATGCAAAGGGACGCATCTCCCCAACTGGGGGTTCATTCAGGTAGCTAAAAAAATCCAACTGTAAGTAAGAATTCACGTGCACCATGAATCGgatgctttttttctttttctctatGGAGGTGCTACTTAGCATATTTTCTAGCTCTGCAGGGTAGTGGGGGACGCAGCGAGGCCGTTTTGTCGAGGTGAGTACGTAAGTTCATGCACAGTAATGCGTAGGCAAAttcacatatacatacacgtaGCTGCATATTCGTTAAACGTTACGTCATGGGCAAATAGACAAAACGAATAGTCAGCGTGTTTCCATACATACTTTCTACTAAGCTGAAGGGAATGTTTCTCCTGACATACAATGTATGAGCTTTTTTCAAAGCGGAAGGAAACCAGTAGCTTGTGGTAACTGTTAGGTGAAAGctgtcttccctttttaaactCAAATACATGGCTTCTGCTACATTATTACTGACAATGCCTGCAAGGTAAgttaatacatttttcattactGCAGGGTGGTTCGTACAAGTAAAAAAGAACTAATTCAttgattaatttattttttctattgtGATGAGGGAGGGGATTCGTTTCTCCCCTTTAATAGCGCTCACTATATTTTCTATCAACCACAGGAAGAACGTTTTTTCGttatccattttgtgaatttctttttatctcTTTCTTTCTGTGATTACCCTTGTAGGAAGTAAGTCTAAAGAGCAACAAAAACGTGTACCAATTAATATCGTTCGTCAAAAAGTTATCGTAATCCTCGTAAATGTCCACATTTCTTATTAGCGTGCTCACATTATCTATTTTGACAACGTTTGCGACGtaattgtaatatttttgtagCATGGATGGGTTTTCCTCATGTTTTtctaaaggaaaaaaaaaggacacagCAAGGAGCACGTTGCGTTGCAATGGGGACAAAAAGAGTGAAAATGAACGGAGCACACTAATATgtttgtatatttatataagtcTAATTATTTGTCTATTTTGGTCCCATTTAATATtactattaatatatatgaaggTTCCTTTACACATGTCGCACTTTGCCATTCTCAACTGTTCGTAAACGAATTGGTATTTAGCCTTTGAtgcccttttctttttgcgtGGGGAAATACACCCGCGGATGCCTGCATTTTGGAAACATTTGCATTAACCATTTGGTCACATAAAAAAGTGTATATTGTCACTTAAAGCAGAacagaaattatttttttctttttctcgaTAGCTGCAtatcattttgttctttcacATGAATGTTTAAAACGTACATTCTATCAAATTGCGGAATAGGTCGGTGATGCTGGAAGTGTCATCAAAGGCCAACTGaatagctaaaaaaaaaaaaaaaatgtgtacatattcGGATTAgctaattatttatttaatcaCAGTTGCATACATTtgcatgtatgcatttttttttttttaccgttgTAATATCCTGGTAGGTGCAGTGAAGTTACGTAAGCCTTACTCTCGTTATCTGCCCGAATtgaaaaatgattatatgCGTATGTTAAAACGCATAATGTGATGGCGAAGtggtgaaaaatgtaataaaaaaggagtgcTTGTGTGCACTCTTACAGATAGTTGTTCTCAAAAATTACTTAAAATTCCAATCaggtttaaaaaatgcatgtataaaattttcttcgGCGTGAAATGATTGTACCGCATTACAAAGTTGAAATAATTTGTGTACAAGTTGAACGGGTTTATTCTCCTAAAGTAGAAAGGGCGGTTGCTCAAGGGAGTCAGATTGATGCCCTCCCTTATAAAAGGAGAACTATTGTATACATTACAGTAGTAAATACTGTTgcacataaattttaaaaaatcatccttcatgtgtgtgtgctctAGCAGCACCTGCGTTTTAAAGTCCTCTTGGTATATATTTGTGATGAGCTCCATTTGGTATTTGTTAAAGTGATGAACTAGGAACTCCAATATGATGCACTCTTCCGATGAGgagtttttgtttttctttaagtagatttttcttcgcttcttGTCTGAATAAATAACCCCATCGGCGTCGCACATCGCGTCAAGTAGCCTAAACCTATCTGACACattatattgtaaaattttttgccaGCTAAAAAACCTTAATTCTCCATGCACGAAATAACTCTGAAATTTCTTGAGAGCTAGTTTAAGGACAACAAAATATCCTAACGCTGTAATAATGAGgagtaaacaaaaaaaagtaaatgctgcttgaaaaaaaaggaaagaattttttttttccaatattTACGAATGCGGAGAATGGCAGCACCTATCAGATGGGAGCCCACCAAATGGAATATCGAAATTCCGTAGCTGTTCGATATTTTATCCAAGTCAGCCATAAAACTAATATCGTCATTGGTGGTAAAAAGTAAATCACTGGGACGCTTTACATCAAAGATGGCATTGTTCAATATGGTAGACGAATATGCGTTGCTCTTTGGGtccattttctttaattcaTTAATGTGGTTTATGATGCCTCTAAAATATTCGTCATTATATGTATTAGAAATGTCGTTCTTAAACAAATCATTGTTGTAATGGAATATTGCATTTATTCGCGTGAGCGATTCCTTTAAATCTTGTGTTTTTCTATACGCAATCATAGGGGTTAACATAagtttaattatttttagggTCCGTATAATTATAATCTTCCTCTTAACTAAATCCGACTTTTCCAAAGTGTATGATTTTATAAGTTGCTCTTTTGTGATATGCTCGTATTTGATCAAATCATTTGCAGTAGCATCTGGACGaggtattatatatatatccctAATTCCACCCTCagagtttatttttattattttgaaattagACATGTCTCCCAGATAGGACACATTTTCAGGTGTTACTATAGGTACTTTCAATTCATCAGAATGTAACGAggtgattatatttttctctaaCACTTTTAAATTCATAAACATTTCCTTATTATCAATCATATTCTTCAATTCGTCAACATTAAGTTTacgatgaaaaaaacatcttatatttcctttaaaaattaaaagcaccAGAATAATTGACAACGGTACACTGAACAGCGCTGTCATCTTTAAAACTGCTCTATTTTACACATTACCATTTTAGCTATGTGCATCATGTTAACATTGAACAATTTAAAACGTCgtaaaatggggaaaaaatatatcataaaagGAATAATGCTATATACCGCATTAAATGGCATAACATTTAGAAGCAAAGAAAGACTAAACGGTTgtaatatacacacatatatatgaacattttttcattgcACATAACGCATATCATATGGTATATTTTCAAGGGTAACACGATTATGACTTTGAGAAATATGCGATGATTATTTGAAAATGTGTACACActggggaaataaaaataaaaaaatatttgtttattttcacaaaatttatttcaaattTCCCTTATTTATCTAGCATGAAAGAATGTTTTCAccttaaaaatatgcctcCTTTGTAATCATTCAATTTTGTCATCCTTTCTTAAGTCTAAGCATTTTTACTTGATCGCAGGAAAGGCAATTTTTCAGCCTTCGGTGCACTGAATAAATcaaaattatgcaaatgtTATCCTGACAttgcaaatatatacaatcTAATGAATGTACACATGCCTAATCATTTAGAGTTCCGTTAACCAATGGAGACACCTTGCTCagctatacatttttaaatacctGACACTTTCGAAAGTTATAACCTTTCCTTTATTTCTCTCTTCACATAGAGAAACAAACaagctcaatttttttgtatacatatttatacatcGCTACTACGTTAAAacaaattacataaatttgtatttgactcttttgttttaaacctttcacacatttttttaaatataaataaataaaaatgcgtTACATAGCATGCGCtagtaaatataataaatggaGAAATTCTATCACAATAACGatagcaaataaataatttaaaataacctCAGTGCATGAGAATAATCATTGAATTTCatcaaataaaaagcaaaattaatttttagaTTTTATTTACTCAATGTTAACATTGAAAGATGTACACAACGAGCATGTATTC
Above is a window of Plasmodium vivax chromosome 8, whole genome shotgun sequence DNA encoding:
- a CDS encoding cytoadherence-linked asexual protein (CLAG), putative (encoded by transcript PVX_094265A) — encoded protein: MTALFSVPLSIILVLLIFKGNIRCFFHRKLNVDELKNMIDNKEMFMNLKVLEKNIITSLHSDELKVPIVTPENVSYLGDMSNFKIIKINSEGGIRDIYIIPRPDATANDLIKYEHITKEQLIKSYTLEKSDLVKRKIIIIRTLKIIKLMLTPMIAYRKTQDLKESLTRINAIFHYNNDLFKNDISNTYNDEYFRGIINHINELKKMDPKSNAYSSTILNNAIFDVKRPSDLLFTTNDDISFMADLDKISNSYGISIFHLVGSHLIALGYFVVLKLALKKFQSYFVHGELRFFSWQKILQYNVSDRFRLLDAMCDADGVIYSDKKRRKIYLKKNKNSSSEECIILEFLVHHFNKYQMELITNIYQEDFKTQVLLEHTHMKDDFLKFMCNSIYYCNVYNSSPFIREGINLTPLSNRPFYFRRINPFNLYTNYFNFVMRYNHFTPKKILYMHFLNLIGILNNESKAYVTSLHLPGYYNAIQLAFDDTSSITDLFRNLIECIRGCISPRKKKRASKAKYQFVYEQLRMAKCDMCKGTFIYINKKHEENPSMLQKYYNYVANVVKIDNVSTLIRNVDIYEDYDNFLTNDINWYTFLLLFRLTSYKGIVSNNVAEAMYLSLKREDSFHLTVTTSYWFPSALKKAHTLYVRRNIPFSLVEKLENMLSSTSIEKKKKSIRFMVHVNSYLQLDFFSYLNEPPVGEMRPFALSIMIEHKFKEWYDHSQIGYFFLNYDNEFARNRMRDNIKSGNFVAPKYQKWNLVLKRYIMRAYESYFEQRNVKNLFKYHNFYNISKRILLMKDCYELYSKHYKDMIFLADIFNIRKYLSSTPPTKLLLDRTLYYMHSIAGNSLDFYRYGIIYGFTMNEKCFKEIVDELFGIFKANRNIFSDISFLQAVYFLLRKIENSFGVQRRNDEMSLSNIFFFNVSENYSKMSKEEREEEIHNSMSSKFFAKTVFTMFQMIFSMKLSNNASTLDKKYGSAKMIGISLHETAFFKAAYAYYGSILDNVKNSFLPPYAKKPIIQIKYGKTFIFANLFLLCSKMYTILKLNNLSILCENQAIASPNYYSSEKVIQYINRKYIGINLTFFVKRIQNVGTQPNEFEFIYDKLLWPDVGKPMGILTAYVTSNLFVSSGSVFPESFFGRIGNQIKQGLSLTRGLPEFLKKKPIVHSLIKKTFMEVINGLLCTIFLFNFMRMYAIYQTFVYIFVNNIRVLHRFYRVVEYYASNLVKVYFRRYTTDKLLKLVNEKLRSIERRGYMEESMNARVKYKIDRDTNMLSNFRGNTSMLSPQIIDNLLKNAYSFYVDDASFFDDLGEEEKFLNDKYYISTN